From Alligator mississippiensis isolate rAllMis1 chromosome 9, rAllMis1, whole genome shotgun sequence, one genomic window encodes:
- the LOC102559534 gene encoding protocadherin alpha-C2 isoform X6, which produces MAPASPRTSSGAAALGIRTLLLLLCLGPACGQLRYSVQEELPLGAFVGNVARDLGMDPRRLAARGARLTSGSGRQYLELELSRGALLVKERMDREALCELSLTCFLSLELVIEQPIEVHNVEVEVVDINDNAPSFPRQDYRLEISESAVPGTRFHIESAHDPDVGTNTVQTYRLSPSQHFALDLKGFQRGSKLLELVLQQPLDREQSALQQLVLTAVDGGSPARSGTAQISIRVLDTNDNSPVFDRSTYTVSLLENAALGTLVVRLNASDPDEGSNGEVLYSFSSYTPQKVRQLFSVDPHSGEVRVNGTLDYEEASSYEIYVQATDRGPVSMVGHCKVLVNIVDANDNTPEVVLTSLYSPVPEDARAETVVALMSVMDQDSGLNKQVSLGIPLDMPFKLNSFKNSYTLVTQGKLDRETASSYNITVTATDSGSPPLSSRKVIQVDISDINDNPPQFEGPAYSVYIPENNPLGVSLCTVKATDPDANENAYVSYSLLNGDIQGLPVTSYVSIKADNGNIYAVNSFDYEKLREFQIVVRAQDAGSPPLSSTVTVHMYVVDQNDHAPQILYPTSTNTTAAMEMIPRSASAGYLVTKVIAIDADSGQNAWLFYYLAQASEPGLFRVELHSGEIRTTRKLGDESVNTFNLTVVVRDNGEPSLSSSVAITIAVVDRVSKIIPDTRRYIKSTRNYSEITVYLIIALSSVSFIFLLTIIVLTVIKCYRYNVYGDSCCGGFCGVRERCPAEMYKQANNNIDTRIPHGLKVQPHFIEVRGNGSLTKTYCYKACLTAGSGSDTFMFYNTCGPTGTGPPAVMAERHLTGQSGQSAQNLILLKNESITPNEPKQPNPDWRYSASLRAGMQSAVHMEEAGVLRGGPGGPEQQWPTVSSATPEPEAGEVSPPVGAGVNSNSWTFKFGPGNPKQGGPESKKQTQVSFLLRRKGDSSQYSQ; this is translated from the exons ATGGCGCCGGCTTCTCCCCGCACCAGCTCCGGGGCGGCGGCGCTCGGGATCCggactctgctgctgctcctgtgcctGGGCCCGGCCTGCGGCCAGCTCCGCTACTCGGTGCAGGAGGAGCTGCCGCTCGGCGCCTTCGTGGGGAACGTGGCCCGAGACCTGGGCATGGACCCGCGGCGGCTGGCGGCCCGGGGCGCCCGCCTGACCTCGGGCAGCGGGCGGCAGtacctggagctggagctgagccgCGGGGCGCTGCTGGTGAAGGAGCGCATGGACCGGGAGGCGCTGTGCGAGCTCAGCCTCACCTGCTTCCTGAGCCTAGAGCTGGTGATCGAGCAGCCGATCGAGGTGCACAACGTCGAGGTGGAGGTGGTGGACATCAATGACAACGCGCCCAGCTTCCCCCGGCAGGACTACCGGCTGGAGATCAGCGAGTCTGCCGTGCCCGGCACCCGCTTCCACATCGAGAGCGCCCACGACCCCGACGTGGGCACCAACACGGTACAGACTTAccggctcagccccagccagcacttcGCCCTGGACCTCAAGGGCTTTCAGCGCGGCAGCAAACTCCTCgagctggtgctgcagcagcccctggaCCGCGAGCAGAGCGCTTTGCAGCAGCTAGTGCTCACCGCCGTGGATGGGGGCAGCCCCGCCAGGTCGGGCACGGCCCAGATCTCCATACGGGTCCTGGACACCAACGACAACTCGCCCGTCTTCGACCGATCCACCTACACTGTGAGCTTGCTGGAGAACGCCGCCCTGGGCACGCTCGTGGTGCGGCTGAACGCCTCGGACCCGGACGAGGGCTCCAACGGCGAGGTGCTGTACTCCTTCAGCAGCTACACCCCGCAGAAGGTGCGGCAGCTCTTCAGCGTGGACCCCCACTCCGGGGAGGTGCGGGTAAACGGCACGCTGGACTATGAGGAAGCCTCTTCCTATGAGATCTACGTGCAAGCCACCGACAGGGGCCCTGTCTCCATGGTCGGGCACTGCAAAGTGCTGGTCAACATCGTGGATGCCAATGACAACACCCCCGAGGTGGTGCTGACCTCCCTGTACAGCCCGGTGCCGGAGGATGCCCGGGCCGAGACCGTGGTGGCTTTGATGAGCGTCATGGACCAGGACTCCGGGCTGAACAAGCAGGTCAGTCTGGGCATCCCTCTCGACATGCCCTTCAAACTCAACTCCTTCAAGAACTCCTACACCCTGGTCACGCAGGGGAAGCTGGACCGCGAAACGGCTTCCTCCTACAATATCACGGTTACGGCTACCGACTCCGGaagccctcccctctcctctcgcAAGGTGATCCAGGTGGACATCTCCGATATCAATGACAACCCGCCACAGTTCGAGGGGCCGGCGTATTCAGTTTACATCCCCGAGAACAACCCCCTTGGGGTTTCCCTGTGCACTGTCAAAGCCACCGACCCGGATGCCAATGAAAATGCCTATGTGTCATATTCTCTACTGAACGGAGACATCCAAGGGCTACCTGTCACATCTTACGTCTCCATCAAAGCTGACAACGGTAACATCTATGCTGTCAACTCCTTTGACTATGAGAAGTTAAGAGAGTTTCAGATTGTTGTCCGGGCTCAGGATGCTGGAAGCCCCCCACTGAGCAGCACTGTCACTGTCCACATGTACGTGGTGGATCAGAATGACCACGCCCCTCAGATTCTGTACCCTACCTCAACCAACACCACAGCAGCCATGGAGATGATCCCTCGTTCTGCAAGTGCAGGATACTTGGTTACTAAAGTAATTGCCATTGATGCAGACTCTGGACAAAATGCATGGTTGTTTTACTATCTGGCTCAAGCCTCAGAACCGGGTCTTTTCAGAGTGGAACTACACAGTGGAGAAATTAGGACTACTCGCAAACTGGGGGATGAGAGCGTTAATACTTTCAATCTGACAGTGGTTGTGAGAGACAATGGGGAGCCATCTCTGTCTTCATCAGTAGCCATAACCATCGCTGTTGTGGACAGAGTTTCCAAAATTATCCCGGACACAAGGCGGTATATAAAAAGTACTAGAAATTACTCAGAGATAACTGTCTATCTCATAATTGCTTTGAGCTCAGTTtcgttcatttttcttttgacaaTCATTGTCCTAACTGTTATCAAGTGCTACAGATACAATGTTTATGGTGACTCCTGTTGTGGAGGTTTTTGTGGGGTCAGAGAACGATGTCCTGCTGAAATGTACAAGCAGGCTAACAACAATATTGACACGAGGATACCACATGGTTTAAAAGTACAGCCACATTTTATTGAAGTGAGAGGGAATGGGTCTCTCACTAAAACCTACTGCTATAAGGCATGCCTAACTGCAGGATCAGGAAGCGATACTTTCATGTTTTACAATACTTGTGGCCCAACAGGAACTGGTCCACCTGCAGTGATGGCCGAAAGACATCTGACAGGACAGAGTGGGCAGAGTGCACAAAATCTGATTTTACTTAAAAATGAGTCCATTACTCCTAACGAG ccAAAACAGCCCAATCCTGATTGGCGCTATTCTGCATCCCTAAGAGCAGGAATGCAAAG TGCTGTGCATATGGAGGAGGCAGGAGTCTTACGAGGAGGACCAGGAGGACCTGAACAGCAGTGGCCAACAGTTTCCAGTGCAACACCAG